A section of the Desulfurella sp. genome encodes:
- a CDS encoding sodium-translocating pyrophosphatase, translated as MDVAKVILLIAFGSSLVSIIYAVISAYLVMSKEEGTQRMKDIARAIQEGAYAFLAREYKYIAIVAIVIFAILWALGSVSSHFGLLTAMGYLLGAFLSGLAGFIGMVVSVKSNVRTANIAKEGLKKALRLSFTGASVTGFLVTGFGLLAIAGFYYISVYLLGNSVDHTIKALIGLAFGTSLISVFARLGGGIYTKAADVGADLVGKVEAGIPEDDPRNPAVIADNVGDNVGDCAGMAADVFETFTVTTVAVMILGHTIFDKNGILGIAAAFPLAIGSIAAIAGIISTIFVRLGRSGYIMGAFYRGLVATAIISLVAIWFIIKKVIPVNGLGGYSQTDIFIPAVIGMVLVGAIMLITEYYTSYSFGPVKSIAKASVTGHATNIIQGMSVMYKAPALPAIVIALTIYFSYHFAGLYGIGIAVASMLSLTGMIISVDSFGPITDNAGGIAEMAEMDESVRKATDPLDAVGNTTKAVTKGFAIGSAALAALVLFVEYVTGLHIATNFDLSNPRVIVGLLLGGLLPFYFGAMLMAAVGQAGGSMVEEVRRQFKEIKGILEGKAKPDYAACVDIVTKASIKKMVAPGLIPVFAPIIVYLFFGPVALGAMLIGAILTGFFLAVAMTSGGGAWDNAKKYIENGNFGGKGSEAHKAAVTGDTVGDPTKDTAGPAINPMIKVVNLVAILILLAI; from the coding sequence ATGGATGTGGCAAAGGTAATATTGTTAATTGCTTTTGGTAGCTCTTTGGTTTCTATTATTTATGCTGTTATAAGTGCTTATTTAGTTATGTCAAAAGAAGAAGGCACGCAACGCATGAAGGATATAGCAAGAGCTATCCAAGAAGGTGCCTATGCATTTTTAGCAAGAGAGTATAAATACATAGCAATAGTTGCTATTGTGATTTTTGCTATTTTATGGGCTTTGGGTTCTGTATCAAGCCATTTTGGTCTACTCACAGCAATGGGATATTTGCTTGGAGCTTTTTTATCTGGGCTTGCAGGGTTTATCGGTATGGTGGTTTCCGTAAAAAGCAATGTTAGAACAGCAAATATTGCAAAAGAAGGGTTAAAAAAAGCTTTAAGATTATCTTTTACAGGTGCTTCTGTTACAGGTTTTCTAGTTACAGGTTTTGGACTATTGGCAATTGCAGGTTTTTATTATATATCCGTTTATTTACTTGGAAACTCTGTAGATCATACAATAAAAGCACTAATTGGACTTGCTTTTGGTACAAGCTTAATTAGCGTGTTTGCAAGACTTGGAGGTGGCATTTACACAAAAGCGGCAGATGTTGGAGCTGATCTTGTAGGTAAAGTTGAAGCAGGTATACCAGAAGATGATCCAAGAAATCCTGCAGTAATAGCTGATAATGTAGGAGATAACGTAGGAGACTGTGCTGGTATGGCTGCAGACGTGTTTGAGACATTTACAGTTACCACAGTTGCAGTTATGATATTAGGTCATACCATATTTGATAAAAATGGCATACTTGGTATTGCGGCAGCTTTTCCGTTAGCTATTGGTTCAATTGCTGCAATAGCAGGAATCATAAGTACTATTTTTGTTAGGTTAGGTAGATCGGGATATATAATGGGTGCATTTTATAGAGGGCTTGTTGCAACTGCAATTATTTCTCTTGTAGCAATATGGTTTATTATTAAAAAAGTAATTCCTGTTAATGGATTAGGTGGATATTCTCAAACAGATATTTTTATTCCAGCTGTTATAGGCATGGTGTTGGTAGGTGCTATAATGCTTATTACGGAATATTATACTTCCTATAGTTTTGGACCGGTTAAATCTATAGCAAAAGCAAGTGTTACAGGACATGCTACAAATATAATACAAGGTATGTCAGTAATGTATAAAGCTCCTGCTCTTCCAGCTATAGTAATTGCTCTTACTATCTACTTTTCATATCATTTTGCAGGACTGTATGGTATTGGAATTGCTGTTGCCTCAATGCTTTCTTTGACGGGAATGATCATATCGGTAGATTCATTCGGTCCAATCACAGATAATGCAGGAGGGATAGCTGAAATGGCGGAAATGGATGAGTCAGTTAGAAAAGCAACAGATCCGCTAGATGCAGTAGGAAATACTACAAAAGCAGTTACAAAAGGTTTTGCTATTGGATCAGCTGCTTTAGCAGCTTTGGTGCTTTTTGTTGAGTATGTAACAGGTTTACATATAGCCACTAATTTTGACTTGAGTAATCCAAGAGTAATAGTTGGTTTATTACTAGGTGGATTATTACCATTTTACTTTGGAGCTATGCTTATGGCTGCTGTTGGACAAGCCGGTGGATCTATGGTGGAAGAAGTAAGAAGGCAATTTAAAGAAATTAAAGGCATCTTAGAAGGAAAAGCAAAACCTGACTATGCAGCATGCGTAGATATTGTTACAAAAGCTTCAATTAAAAAAATGGTTGCCCCGGGGTTAATACCAGTTTTTGCTCCAATTATTGTTTATCTATTTTTTGGACCCGTAGCATTAGGAGCCATGTTAATTGGTGCCATTTTAACGGGATTTTTTTTAGCAGTTGCAATGACAAGCGGTGGTGGAGCATGGGATAATGCTAAAAAATATATAGAGAACGGTAATTTTGGAGGTAAAGGTAGTGAAGCACATAAGGCAGCTGTGACAGGAGATACCGTAGGTGATCCGACAAAAGATACAGCGGGACCAGCAATTAATCCTATGATAAAAGTAGTAAACCTTGTTGCTATTTTAATTTTATTAGCAATTTAG
- the sat gene encoding sulfate adenylyltransferase: MSGLIKPHGSDVLKPLLIEGKEREEELKRSKTLKQIPINSRERDDLIMMGIGGFTPLDGFMGYDDWKSVCLDYKMTNGVFWPIPITLSATKDLSDSLPIGSEAALIDEETSEVMGIIKVQEKYPMNSTDKTFECQQVFRTTDIEHPGVAKVMSQKEMNISGSVKVLSEGYYPKEFADIYMRPAESRKRFEEMGWKTIAALQLRNPMHRSHEYLAKIAIEVVDGVFIHQLLGKLKPGDIPADIRTKCINVLVEKYFVKNTVLMGGYPLEMRYAGPREALLHAVFRQNFGCTHLIIGRDHAGVGNYYGPFDAQKIFDEIPEDALKIKPFKIDWTFYCYKCRGMASTRTCP, translated from the coding sequence ATGTCTGGTTTAATTAAGCCACATGGTTCAGATGTTCTTAAGCCTTTATTAATAGAAGGAAAGGAACGAGAAGAGGAACTAAAAAGGTCTAAAACCTTAAAACAGATTCCCATAAATAGCAGGGAAAGAGATGATCTTATTATGATGGGTATTGGTGGTTTTACTCCTTTAGATGGTTTTATGGGGTATGATGATTGGAAAAGCGTGTGTTTGGATTATAAGATGACTAATGGTGTTTTTTGGCCAATTCCTATTACACTCTCAGCTACAAAAGATTTATCCGATAGTTTACCTATAGGTTCTGAAGCAGCATTAATAGATGAAGAAACTTCAGAGGTTATGGGTATTATTAAAGTACAAGAAAAATATCCTATGAACTCTACAGATAAAACATTTGAATGCCAACAAGTATTCAGAACAACAGATATAGAGCATCCCGGTGTAGCTAAAGTAATGTCACAAAAAGAAATGAATATTTCAGGGTCAGTAAAAGTTCTTAGCGAAGGATATTATCCCAAAGAGTTTGCAGATATATATATGAGACCCGCAGAAAGCAGAAAAAGATTTGAAGAGATGGGATGGAAAACCATTGCAGCACTCCAATTAAGAAATCCAATGCACAGATCTCATGAATATTTAGCAAAGATAGCCATTGAGGTTGTAGATGGTGTGTTTATACACCAACTCCTTGGAAAGCTTAAACCAGGAGACATACCTGCTGATATAAGAACTAAGTGTATTAATGTTTTAGTTGAGAAATATTTTGTGAAAAACACTGTGTTAATGGGTGGATACCCACTAGAAATGCGTTACGCTGGTCCTAGAGAAGCATTATTACATGCTGTTTTTAGACAAAATTTTGGTTGCACTCACTTAATTATAGGGCGTGACCATGCAGGAGTTGGTAATTATTACGGTCCTTTTGATGCACAAAAAATATTTGATGAAATACCTGAAGACGCTTTAAAAATTAAACCATTTAAAATTGACTGGACTTTTTATTGTTATAAATGTAGGGGAATGGCTTCTACGAGAACGTGTCC